One window from the genome of Cydia fagiglandana chromosome 21, ilCydFagi1.1, whole genome shotgun sequence encodes:
- the LOC134675333 gene encoding olfactomedin-like protein 2A translates to MNLLKEVGKSNTTSDMIVNYNGRRNVYLNMLYQNFTHIGCAMSHYFGYKQSTDPLPRKHDVFVLQLVCNLSHKLVPGYRVYDTAESENTTTTTTTTTTTTTTTTTTTTTTTRRTPPSTTRPGAGGNPGDSDGGGGNRGDSDEGGGNRGDSDNSK, encoded by the exons ATGAATTTATTGAAAGAAGTTGGTAAATCAAATACCACAAGCGATATGATTGTGAATTATAACGGAAG GAGAAATGTCTATTTGAATATGCTGTACCAAAACTTTACGCACATAGGCTGCGCAATGTCTCATTATTTTGGATACAAACAGTCAACAGACCCGCTCCCGCGAAAACACGATGTATTT GTCCTACAACTGGTCTGCAATCTGTCACATAAGCTTGTTCCCGGCTACAGGGTCTACGATACCGCTGAGTCGGAGAACACgacgacaacaacaacaaccacAACAACAACTACAACAACAACTACAACTACAACTACAACTACAACTAGACGTACTCCACCCTCAACCACCAGACCTGGAGCTGGTGGAAATCCTGGAGATTCTGATGGAGGTGGCGGAAATCGTGGAGATTCTGATGAAGGTGGTGGAAATCGTGGAGATTCTGATAACAGTAAGTAA